CAGGTGATTATTTATGACAAGTATATCGGACGAGCGGCAGCCATGCTTATGACCCTCATCGGACCGCTCGAGGTCCATACGCCTGTCATCAGCGAAGGAGGTAAACAGGTTCTGGAGCAATACCGAATTCGGTTTCACGCGGATCGGGAGGTGAAATTTCTCATGGGTATAGCATCTGACCAGATGTGTGGCTGGGAGAAGATGTCCATAGGGAAAACGCCGACGGAGCTCTGGGATATGTTGAAATAAGTCGTACTTTAATGTGCTCAACTGCCGCTTGCAATATGCGGCAATTTGGATGAGGAAGAGGGTAAAAAGACAACCGCCAGTCGACAGCCTTGGACAACCGAATCATAATATTCTGACAACGCCGTTTATGGTTGTTGTAGCGCTGTATTTTGCAGGCAGCTTTTTCCCGGGTCGGCTGACCTGGGGCTTCAGTTACTGGAGTCTCTGGCCCTTGCCGGTAGCTGTCGGCGCGTTTGTTATTGCAGCTATCATGCTGAGACCGGGGGTGGCTAACCCAATAGCGTTGTTGCTTGGCAGGGTGTGTCATCCGGCTGCGGCCATGACGGGGAAGGTCAAGAAACCGGTATCAATGGTTCTGCTTTTCGCCGCGGCAGTTCTGGTTCTGTTTTATTTCAGGTCACGCGGGCTGGTATATGGCGACGGCTACGCCGTGCTCAATGACACCACAAGTGGCGATGATGTTGTCCTGCTGGACCAATACTACCTTCAGATTCTGGCCGTCTATTTCAATCACTATGCCTATGCGTTTCTCGACGCCGTTGTGCCGTGGACAGCGCAGGATAAAATCGCGCTGATCAAAGCGGTCGGGGGCGCGGTCGGGCTGTGGGCGATTTTTCGGATCGCCCGGCAAATCACGACGGATGGTGTTTCGAGAGCTTTTGTAACTGTCGGAGCGCTTTCGAGTGGGTCGGTGATTTTATTCTTCGGCTATATCGAAAATTACACTTGGGCAACCGCTCTGGCTCTCTGGGCGTTGAGTTTTTCCATCGGTTTCGTCCGACGTGAGAACGGGGTGGCCGGGATGGTGATCTGCGCCGTGCTGGCATTCTTTTTCCACATGGCTACGCTGCCAATCGCGGTTGTCGTGCTGATCAGTTTGTTTATGCGAGGCAGTCCCTCCGGCAATTTTCTTCTGGATATCGGCCTGAAGAAAGTAGCCGCGTTCTTTGCCGTTTTCTCGGGCATATTTGTCACGGTATCGCAACTTCTGGATATAGAAATCTTCGTTCCGCTTTGGGCGACGAGGGGGAATCCATATTCAGCGTTTTCGGCCGCCCATCTCATTGATGTGGCCAACCAGATGTTACTGGTAGCTCCTTTGGGGGTACTGCTACTGATCTTTACAGCAGCCTTTGGTCGTAAACTGGCGTTTGCGGTATCCGAAGAAGACGGCATTCTGTGCATGTCGGCGTGGCTGATGTTTCTCGTATCGTTCTGGGTGGATCCGGAGATAGGCGCTCCCCGTGACTGGGATCTTTTGTCGTTCTATGGTATTCCGTTGACGATGTGGGGGTTGTATCGGTTCACGAAGTTCTTCAGGCAGCGGCAAATTCCGTCCATTTATGCGGTCGCCGCGACAGTGGTCGCCGTTTTTACGCTTCTTCCGAATCTGTACGAAAAGCAGAGTCTTCAGCGGTCCGTGTCGCGCCTTGACATGTTACTGGCGGAGGATCCTCATTATCAGTCTACTTATCAGTTGGCGGAACGCTGCATGCCGTGGGTAGCTATCCTGCAGCAGGGGGCGGATGAAGAAGAATTGGCGGTCAAGTACCTCCATCGCCGCTTACTTGCTGTTCCCGACGAGTACAAAGCCTGCTTTACACTGGGCGATATTTACCGTCGGCGTGGAATCTATGATTCGGCGTCGATTTATCTTCGTCGGGGGGCACATCTCAAGCCTGATGAGATGCAGATGATTCTTACTCTGGCGAAGCTGGAACGACATCTTGAGCGTTACGCCGAGTCAATCAAGTGGGCCGCGAGGGCGGTTGAGTTGAGTCCCATGGATGTTGATGCTCTGACCGAACTGGGGATTGCGCTAAGTGAGCGGGGCTACCCTGAGCGATCTCTGCCTCATTTTCAGCGAGCGTTCAGCATAGCTCCGAGCGCCTATGACCAGCAGGTCAATCTGGGGATGTGTCATGCGATGACCGGCACGATAGACTCCGCGTACTATTATATCGCCATGGCATTTTCGAATGCAGCTTCGAGCAGGAGACCGGAGTTGTGCTATTGTCTCATTTCCGCGGCGCTCGAACTCAATTTGACAGCGGATGCCTCGCGGTATCTTGATACCTTAAGGCGAATTGATCCCTCATCACCGCACATATCGAGTCTGGGGGCTCAACTGGCAGCTGCCCAGAAACGCTGATCGCGCTAGGCGTGATTCAATCGTTCCCCTCAGAATCCTGAACAATTCGATAGCGTTTTATCCTGTCCAGCCTGAAGGTTCTGGCTGCCTTAGCTTTTTCGCAGAAGGCGTTTATGTAGTAGACCGAGCCGAGGCGGAAAACCTGCTGAGGGTGAATTATTCGATTGGTGGATGGCTTGACCGGGTGATCGTAGTCAATCATGACCCGTCCGTCAGTATTGATAGCAAGTTGCAGGTCCGCAAAGTTGTCCGGCAACTCGGCTTTTTCGCTTTCCCAGTCAGTCATCTTGTAGACAGTAAGAGTTTTCATTAGAGCGCTTGAGTCCGGAAGGTCAGCAAACTTGTGGGCGGCATTGGCAACGAGCCGGTAAACGAACTCGGCGTCACTGAGGGCGCGGTGCGCCTGCGAGTCGGAGATTCGGAAATGACGTACCAGGTTCAAAAGTGAGTATGACGGCAGACCGGGGAAGAACCGGTGGTAAATATCGACCGTATCCAGAATTGGGTTTTCACCAAAGGTCAGTTTAGAGCGGTCGAGTTCGGTTCCGACGAAAGATATATCGAAAGGTGCGTTGTGAGCTATAAGAATGGATTCAGGTCCGCAGAAGCCGAGAAAATCGCTCAAGACTCTGTCGGCGGTGGGCGAGCCTGCCACCATCTCATCGGTAATTCCATGAATTTCAATGACCTCTTCGGGGACGGGTCGCAGCGGGTTTATCAGTGACTGAAAAGTCTCAATGGGGCCGTCTTCCAGAGTGAATTTTACAGCCGCCAGTTCGACAAGCCGGTTGATCGGCGCCCACATTCCGGTGGTTTCGGTGTCAAAGGCCACGAATACCTGCCGTTTGAGGTAATCTGATAAGACGGGAAGGTTGCTCATAGGGATAATTAGGGTCGACCGAATTCAATTGACAACCTCTTTTTGGAATATATCTTTTCGGATACATGCGGAGGTTAAGTTATGACGAATGTTTTTGATCAGGCA
The sequence above is drawn from the Candidatus Zixiibacteriota bacterium genome and encodes:
- a CDS encoding DUF1893 domain-containing protein, coding for MYSYDRFIKSPWSLVIIGDGRVIFRSRASALKPLVRYLRSRRDHGGQVIIYDKYIGRAAAMLMTLIGPLEVHTPVISEGGKQVLEQYRIRFHADREVKFLMGIASDQMCGWEKMSIGKTPTELWDMLK
- a CDS encoding exonuclease domain-containing protein, which encodes MSNLPVLSDYLKRQVFVAFDTETTGMWAPINRLVELAAVKFTLEDGPIETFQSLINPLRPVPEEVIEIHGITDEMVAGSPTADRVLSDFLGFCGPESILIAHNAPFDISFVGTELDRSKLTFGENPILDTVDIYHRFFPGLPSYSLLNLVRHFRISDSQAHRALSDAEFVYRLVANAAHKFADLPDSSALMKTLTVYKMTDWESEKAELPDNFADLQLAINTDGRVMIDYDHPVKPSTNRIIHPQQVFRLGSVYYINAFCEKAKAARTFRLDRIKRYRIVQDSEGND